From a region of the Brevibacterium siliguriense genome:
- a CDS encoding glycine cleavage system aminomethyltransferase GcvT — protein MTDTTGNTPKETPLHGIHADLGASFTDFGGWDMPLKYGSELAEHRAVREAAGLFDLSHMGEVRISGTDAAAFLDYALVAKYSKMKIGKAKYGVIVNESGGLLDDLITYRIGDEEFLIVPNASNTPTVVAALKDRVQHFVQDVAPGSDVHLTDESDATALIAVQGPNSEAIILRALDESGHGEFGPRTGAGDQAKAQVTDDANGGATSAGNDAITIGEAVRELGYYAWMPLTIAGIDLMLARTGYTGEDGFELYTPNIGATRLWDTLVTSGADYGLVPCGLAARDSLRLEAGMPLYGNELDQNTTPYDAGLGRMIGFRTKEEFFARETLAKLGETEPPRVLVGLTSEGRRAARSGAAVSVDGTEVGTVTSGQPSPTLGHPIALAYIDRDRAEVGTDVTVDIRGKAHDFTVTQLPFYKRQAD, from the coding sequence ATGACCGATACGACCGGAAACACGCCCAAGGAGACCCCGCTGCACGGCATCCACGCCGACCTCGGTGCCTCGTTCACCGACTTCGGCGGGTGGGACATGCCGCTGAAGTACGGTTCGGAACTCGCCGAACACCGTGCCGTGCGTGAGGCCGCCGGCCTCTTCGACCTCTCCCATATGGGTGAGGTGCGCATCAGCGGAACCGACGCCGCGGCCTTCCTCGACTACGCGCTCGTCGCGAAGTACTCGAAGATGAAGATCGGCAAGGCCAAGTACGGAGTCATCGTCAATGAGTCAGGAGGCCTGCTCGACGACCTCATCACCTACCGCATCGGCGACGAAGAGTTCCTCATCGTCCCCAACGCCTCGAACACGCCCACCGTGGTCGCCGCGCTCAAAGACCGCGTGCAGCACTTCGTCCAGGACGTCGCCCCCGGCTCCGATGTGCACCTGACCGACGAATCCGATGCCACCGCACTCATCGCAGTGCAGGGGCCGAACTCGGAGGCGATCATCCTGCGCGCCCTCGACGAGTCCGGCCACGGCGAATTCGGCCCCCGCACCGGTGCCGGTGACCAGGCGAAGGCCCAGGTCACAGACGATGCCAACGGGGGAGCCACCTCGGCGGGGAATGACGCGATCACCATCGGTGAGGCGGTGCGCGAACTGGGGTACTACGCGTGGATGCCGCTGACGATCGCCGGTATCGACCTCATGCTCGCCCGCACCGGATACACCGGTGAGGACGGGTTCGAGCTCTACACTCCGAACATCGGCGCCACCCGCCTGTGGGACACACTCGTGACCTCGGGTGCGGACTACGGACTCGTGCCCTGCGGCCTGGCCGCACGCGATTCGCTGCGCCTCGAAGCGGGAATGCCGCTCTACGGCAACGAACTCGATCAGAACACCACTCCCTACGATGCGGGACTCGGCCGGATGATCGGGTTCAGGACGAAGGAGGAATTCTTCGCCCGCGAGACCTTGGCGAAGCTCGGTGAGACCGAACCGCCGCGCGTGCTCGTCGGTCTGACATCGGAGGGACGCCGCGCCGCCCGGTCCGGAGCCGCCGTGTCCGTCGACGGCACAGAGGTCGGCACCGTCACCTCCGGCCAGCCCTCGCCGACTCTCGGCCATCCGATCGCCCTGGCCTACATCGACCGGGATCGCGCCGAGGTGGGCACCGACGTGACCGTGGACATCCGCGGTAAGGCCCATGACTTCACCGTCACGCAGCTGCCGTTCTACAAGCGCCAGGCCGACTGA